The Nicotiana tabacum cultivar K326 chromosome 5, ASM71507v2, whole genome shotgun sequence sequence GGAACCCATGCTCTATAAAGCTAAGTGGTTCACTGGTTGTCCGGTTGTTTTACTTTCCCAACAACAAGGGATCGAATCCCTCTTGGGATTTTCTCATCCTGCTGTTCtctatttgtttttttgtttgtttttttcatttgtttcccCCCCCCCTAAAATCTATTAGTCTTCCTACTCCCAGTTTATGCTAACCTCGATCTTAATTGTAATCTCTCAATTAATTTTCTCTTTACCCTTTTTGCTTTTTACTGAATATTAAATTACACAATAacttgtttgaatatttttgtttCAATAAAATTATTGGACTTTTGTCTATAATATTTTATTACAACATATAGTTTATTTTGTAAGTAGTTCACATATATAGAATTAGTCATATGTTAAgatttttttgtgtttctttttgCACTTAAATTTGCACAAGTTTTAAATTTTACGGTATTAAATTGTTATTagcattttgttttgaatttttatagTAAGAACTGAATGGTTTAAGAAGTGTATAAGTTatctttttaaataatattttaaattgaCAATAAGTCATAAAACACTAAATGTTCCGATATCAATTGACATTGTtgaccaaaaagaaaaaggaaaaaaaaattaacactATTTACAAGTATCAAATTTGGTTAATGCCGGTAGTGCACCCACGAACTTAAAAATCTGGATCCCCTCTGTCCACATGTCTATGTTTTGTGATTCCATCTATTCTCAGAAACGATTTTACTCTTCTTTGGCGAGCTCAATTTGCATGCATATATTCTGTCTTACTTTTACTTATACTAAAACTTTTTATTTTCTAGAGTGTTTTCATATAATTTATGTTTTTGGATGACACCTTCACTAGTTTCATTAATCGACACCATATCATCTCAAATAAGCATATATACACCACGAGACCTCATTACACATATACTATTGATTAACACATTCATAACTAACGTAAACAAATACCAACACTCAAtgcagatccttggtgtaactCTTCTATGTCTCCTATCGTCGTTTTCACACTTGCGAAACTCCTATGTGCATATCTTTTCTGATATTTATATTAATCGTTGATTTAAtacacttttaatatagtatagttGGTTTTGAATCAACACAAATATTAGATGTGTTAGGTTGAAGTTCTAACGATGACAATAAAAAGGTTATATGAATTGACTAACCTCTAAATCTGCTTTATGACAGGAATAAGAAAAtgcatcctcaaagattgataAAGCATGGAGTCAGATATGGGTGGCAATTTAAGTCCAAACCGATTAACCCGCCCAATGTTGAACTTAGTCCATTCTGACCCAGCACATCTCGACTCATTCAAAATTGGGCTGATTTTGTAACCCAAATTGATACATGAGTAACTTTTCTAattaaaatatctttaaaataattctttttgtttgatatgttatatatgaccataaaaaaagaaaaagaagtcttatttaataattaaataattcaTAAGAAAACAACACACATTAAGTAAAGCTTGGTAAGAGTTGCACGAGTTGGGTATGAGATAAATTTTAACCATCTTGACCCAGCATATCTCTGTCAAAATAACTTTTGGACGGGTGATAGACCGGTCCATTTATTGATTCAACCCTTTTTGATCCGACCAAAATCAGCCCAACTCACCCATTTGACACCCCTAGAGTTAGCCACTAAAAGGAACAAAAACCAATGGAAATATGAAGAGCATATACCAAAACTATGAAGGAAGCAAGCCAAATATTATAGAATTTTCTCATTATTTCCAGAGCTTTATATAGAGAAGAGGAAGATACGGAGTACATATAAAAGTAATAGTAAGAATAACATTGTAAAGGGTCGATTAGTTAATTTGTAAGTAATTGAGAAAAGTACAAATTTGACAAAGAATATAAGTttgtaaattaaaataaaatagacgACTAACCTTTAGGTTTGTTGTCTTTGTACCGGTTATGTAGATTATTGAGAAGCTTGATCTCCGACTTTGCATCATCAGAACTGAAATCAGTATATACAAAATATCAATTAAAAGGAATAATGGGAGCATAACACATGAATGCATCAATATTACACACACACCCTTATTATTGTTAATATTAACTTAAGGCCTAAGAAAATAGAATAGATAGGCTTTTTTCGCTTGTTCGTCAAGCTTTCGAGCAGCTCTTTCAACTGCCGCCTAATCCCCCAACATGCTCAAGTACCGAGAGCCGTCCAGGGACTGGACGGCCGGAGGGAGCTTGCTTATAGAAAGAAGATAGGCCGGTCAAAGAAAAACAAGGTACTGTAGGAccccataaactttaaattctgGATCTATCTCGCTatgcataaaataaataatgagagAACAAATATATGCACTGTTTTActtcttatttattttgaaaattgaagATCGGTGATTTAATTTCCGGGACTATGATAAAAACTAGACAGATATCCATTATGGTTCAAAAAGGGTTAATTTCACTCGGTTTTTATATTTTTGCACCAAAGTcactaaataattttttgtaataAAAATATCACTCAACTTTACCTAAATATCATAGAAAATCACAAGGAAGAAACAAAGGAGAATATCCTATATGTTAATTGGGCAAAGTTGAGTGAATTATTGGTTACAAGAAAAATTAGTTCAATGACTTTCCTGATTTCTAATCCTCAAACACCATTTTAGagaatttatttttcatttaaagGCCAATGAAAGCTCGTGAAATAGACAAAAACCTgagaaaatagaaaatattttgcaGTGGTCAGTTATTTTAAAGGAATTTACAAAAAGAATAGTTACAGGGGCCAAAATGtactgttacttacttcaaggGTGAAATTCACATAATGCAGAAAATTATACATAGTTATTTgatagagaagaagaagatatacCCTTGCTCAGGAATATTAACAATTAGCAGAACCTTCCCACTGTATTTGCGGAGGGAGATATATTTCTTTTCTCTCTGAAAAAGATTACAAACAATAAATCACTTGTTTACTCAAAAGGTACAAAAGGGAGAGGATATTTGTTAGATTATTACAATATAAATATAATTCTGAAATAATTTCAACTATTTTGGCTCAAaatttacagcttgtttggatgtttGTTATGTATCATTTCATAATGTATCATATAGtgttgtattgtactgtatcgttttgaTGTATACAATGTTTACATGATGTCACATACcaacaatataaaaaataaacttgtaatattataaagaaaaaaataaggtaCAAGGTAGAATTATTATATGAAAAGGTAGGTACATAGGGTAAAGGATATAATAACATTGTTTAATAATAAGGAAGAGCAAGATGAgaaaaaaaataaggtaacaatgcgaccacaccaaatcagtCATTCctcaaaacaaatattgtatttaaaataacaatacgatacaatacaattggtaacaaccatccaaacaagctgttagcgGATATGCAAATCTTGAATTTATTTGAAATAACAAAAGGATTTAAGAGAATAAAGAGATAACTAAtgtattaaaaagaagaaaaaaaagaaggagatcAAGAAAGCAAAGAGAGTAAAACAGAAAATATTACAACAATAATAATTGTGTCCCGATCGTAAACAAGTTATGTTCGGCTATATGAATCATCACTAATCATATTTCTCCATCAAAAATAATTTCAGGACAAAATTATTAGAAGATTATAGCACAAAAAATTCGGATAAAGAACTCTTAAAAAGCATAGGACCTAAAGTAAACATACTAACATGATTAAAACATATGTCCAATTAATTGGTATCGCCTGTATAAATAAAAAATGTTAGAACTGGAAAATAAAATACGATATAAAATTTGATAAAGAGGATAATGTTAAATGAGGGGTATAGTATGACATTGATTTAGTTTAGGTTGAAAGAGAAAACATATAAGAAGAACAAATGAGAAAGAAACAAGAATTATATTGTAAATTCAAATTCAttaacaacaatgaaagaaaTTCAAGTTCTTACGATGTCATGTGCTTCGAAACGATATACATTTTTTTCTCCACCAGCTTGAGCCTTAATTGTATTCAAAGATGGAGAAAATGAATTAGCAACTCTTGAAAATTTTGGTAATGAAAAATTAGAGAAACCATCACCCTGAAAATATGAAGATTTGGAAAACTTAACATGAGAAATATTGTATGATAAATGTAAATAAGAATCCCTAGAGGATGAAGAAACAATCAGTGAAGAAGGAGAGTATTTTGAGTTTGTTCTTAGTTTGACAAATGATTTAGTACTCAAAGGTGTTGATGCAAAAACCATAGAAgccatttttattttgtttttgagaggGGTTTTGGTTGGATGAAGGGAGGGGAAGAAAGGGGTTTCTAGATCTCTAGATATATGGATTTCAACAATGAGTTTTATACGTACATACATGCATAGGGTGCTAAAGCCTTCGTGGACAGCGTTATACGGTACTTATGTCGACCAGGGACGGAGCTAGCTAGCCCTTCGAATACGGGTTCGGTTGAACCCGATAACTCTTGTCCAAATTccatatttgtcttaaaaaattattgaattatgcacaaattattaatttagaactcagtaaCTTAAAAGAATTAGAATACTGAACCCATAAGTTTTAAATTCTGATTTTCCCTCTGATATTGACGAGAGATAACATATACTCGATTAAATATTCGAGTTGTAGGAGAGCTGGTTTGGACACTACCGTTTTAAAATAGTAAAGTTACATGAATACGTAGGATGCCCAAATCGTGATAGGCAGAGCCTGGGGCGAAGCTATGTGTGATCAAGAGTAGTCAACTGAATACTCTTTgccaaaaaattatattatatattggataaaatattacttgttattaataaaaaaaataaactttaaATACCCTTGCATAGCCCGCGATTAAATTTGAACATCCTTATTGAATTTTTTGGCTTCGCCGCTAGACGGAATCATCGGTACTCGAATTGATAAAAGGTAacaaatactcaattgaataatTAAGGTGCGACCTAAGCTGATCTAGACACcactttaatatatacaaaaagtaaaaaaaaaaaaaaaaaaaaaaaaaaaaactacatgAATATGTAGGGTACAAGTGATTCTCATTGATTGTGAGCTGGCTTTATTTATTCTTGACTTGGTATAAACAAGAATTTTTCTGATGTAAGGGACCGAGGAGCAATGTGTTTCTTGTGATCCAAAAGTCTAATTTACGTACAGAATTGTAAAAGTTTGACAAAAAGAAATACTTAAATAATTGCTATACAAGGAAACATTAAGCTCCCAGGTTCGAGGGCACAAtcctttttatttaattaaaacaaCATTCTTTTTTTCCTCAATCTAATAGTAGAAGCCATTAGAAGTGAAAGGAAATATGAGAAAGGTGCTGTAGTATGTGGGGTAATTCTGAATAAATATTCCTCTTTTAGAAAAGACATACCTTCGTCTTTTAATAAATTGGAGGCTAACTTTAGACTGAAGAACCCAAAAACGTTAATTGTGTCTTCAACCTTTTCTCCCTTTTTTGTTCTATATTAATAGCTGGCTAAATTTATGATTTACTTTTTCTAAGTTCTAACTACTATATATCGGTTGTGTATTacttatacataattatacatattatataaataaattatacatatattatatatctatatacttttttttaggttaattctttttttcttttttttccacctTTAGAAAGTAGGTTAAAGGATTTTTTTTAGTTGTGTTCCAGGATTTACTGATGCTTTTATGCCTTACGTGTTGTAAGGGTGGGTTTCACATTCTGTGGAAAATGAAGAGTCAAAATCAGTGTAGAGGCCCACTTGTAGGAGAAAaaaggggcatttgcatctataattattttttgggtcacgttttaacgtGTGCCCGTTTTGTAAAAAGAAATTgtaagcgtacccactttttcgcgtaatttcagcatacggggctgaagtagcaaaggcaatcacgcaaaacttcagcattctagtagacggcttgaagtagcaagtgtgctgaagtttttgttttaattgctgaacttaagcatagtagctgaagttttgttctctatttgctgaaagttttgtttgtaattgcagaACTTAaacatagtagctgaagttttattctctatttgctgaagtttttgtttgtaattgctgaacttaagtatagtagctgaagttttgttctctatttgctgaagtttttatttgtaattgctgaacttaagcatagtagctgaagttttgttctctatttgctgaagtttttgtttgtaattgttgaacttaagcatagtagctgaagttttgttctctatttgctgaagtttttatttgtaattgttgaacttaagcataatagctgaagttttgttctctatttgctaaagtttttgtttgtaattgcactaaataaggtgaagtttttttgtcctggattcattagttttgtcataaagcttgttcaaaaatttcagcaaaaGATGTTGAAGTTTTTTtctcctggattcattagttttgttatAATCAGACTACTATaaaataatcagattgccaacagtatctaaatcataaaattttggaaacaataaacgtaaaaagaacagaattatcatGAGAAGAATCACTAAGTGTGACCTAAAACTTCCCGTAcgtagaaatattcacaaattattgtctactaacttacgtaattatttataatttatttttaaataatctgataaacatacttatggcaatcatcccatgaactgaagtttcatagcagcaccaatagcagcagaaggaagaagaagaagaggaagaagaagaagaagaagaaggagaaggaggaggaggaggataaAGGGAGCTGAAgctgtttaaaaagtgggtacaaattaaaacttttttaaaaaatgggtataggttaaatgggggcgaccaaatagggcgccccatgcaatttttatcattttagttaaatgaaattaaaaaatttaatcaATGTTTCTCATAATAAATATTTCacattatttataatttcaatcaATGATGATTGTAAAGTAATCTTCACATGTCCTTTTTTTTTATTGGTGCTAAAAAGCACTTTCCGGAAAGCATGgtcataatttattttttctactaatgcagaagtattttttttttaagaaatttcaTATGACATAAAATACTTTTCAAAGTAAACAGACTTAAGATATTGGCCAAACATGACCTACACTGAACTGAAAAATAGAGCCAGCATTGAGGCACAAGGATAATCCTTTTTTACCTATCCTGGGATGAAGGCATATGTTCTCCAGTAAGCTCCAAAAATTATTAGTATATAATTAGAGActtgaaaaatggaaaaatgatttttcttttctttttttgcataaaatacataaaattGAAGAATGTTATTTTTATCTTCTGTCTTTTTATTcatcttttaaaagaaaaattaacagCAAATTAAAATGGATTATAATGTGACTGCTCTAACAAGACTCAAATTagaaaaagcaaataaatcttAGTGAAATAAAGCGACTCTTAATTAAAAATCTaaagatattttaaaaaaatatataagtagTTACTATCTGTTAAGTACAGTTATACACAAATAGCAGGCCCATAACCAAAAATAAACTCTAATCATTTGTTTTTGgggtattattatttttaacctACGCCAAAAATTATTTACATTTCAAAGTCAAAAAAGTATATAagatttgtataatttttgtatataacgtatagaatgtatatatatataaaagatataTATTATTTTGAGAGTGGCTATACAGTATCATTTTCTGTCATTTTTTACAAAATTTATCCAATATAATCTTtgtataatcaatgcatatattAACACACTAGTACGGTTATGCCCGGGCTAAGGCGGAGCCCAACAACTATGTGAGCAATAATGTGTAAATGTATACCTTGGCTTAACTTTTTCTCTGAGGATTCTTAATGTAACACTATATTCAGAAATTTTCTAAGCGTTTTAAAAGGATGACATAGTTGGCTATATTCATCGATCACCAAATAGAATGAGGCGAACATTTTTAGTTCAGATTGACAGTCCTCTATATTATTTACTTTTCAAAATTTATGCGCTAAGACTTGTACCATGCATTATATTAAATATTGTTTGGTTGTATATTGGTCCACTTTTCTTGTAATAGACAAATTAGTTAATGTACACCTTTAAAAATttagccaattttttttttcctgcCTATTATCGTAAATGATCTATTATATGTAGTGCAAAAAATGTTCTCAGCCTTGCGGCCATTATTGTTGTTAAGCAAATGGTTGCATCTTTGGTGGTTCTTTTAAGAATTCACTTGTTTTCCTTTTGATTTTTTAAGTAAGGTTATGGAGTTAGCGACATGATCTGATAAACGAATTAGAACTGACGAAAGATATTTTCTAATAATTAAGTGTAACCAACTTCCTTCTGTAAATATTTATTGAATtcttttttatattaatttagaTTAAACGTAATGTGTTATAGTTTGTTCAATTCTCTTTTACTACTATTTGCCTCTCTAAGTTGCACCTCTATAAATAGACATTAATAAATGAAGATAGCTTTTAAGAGTAAAGATGTTACATTCTCTGTTTGGTAAACTGCAGAccttttccaaaaaaataaataaattaacttTACACTTGGAATTAAGCAACAACATTAATCTGGTGCAAATATCGTATGAAGGTAAACGAATTTCTAAATCTACTCATAGTTGCTACTAACCCAACTGAAATTCCAAATGCAAAAGGTGAAAATCAGTTTTTGATGGTGATGAATATTGAGCTAAGAGTGAATTACATGGCGACTCATCTCATTCATTATTAGTCTTAATTAATTTGTTGCATCTCATCTTTCCAACTCCAGTGTAATGTGTGACATATTCAAAACCCGAATTTGATGCATTTAATTAATTTGAAGTAATTACTT is a genomic window containing:
- the LOC107795122 gene encoding putative phospholipid hydroperoxide glutathione peroxidase translates to MASMVFASTPLSTKSFVKLRTNSKYSPSSLIVSSSSRDSYLHLSYNISHVKFSKSSYFQGDGFSNFSLPKFSRVANSFSPSLNTIKAQAGGEKNVYRFEAHDIREKKYISLRKYSGKVLLIVNIPEQGSDDAKSEIKLLNNLHNRYKDNKPKGFAVLGFLYDKKETGKSGYGGGKQEILNTAEFPLFDKVKLNDKHKHIYGINEKERDADLYYFLKEETKGGDITEEFVKILVDWTGVPAKQRYDPFPILDDETKKSETGKSGENPGTTAGQRDDPRFVLEHAIARLVR